The window GCCTTCAGGCTTGATACACGCTGCCCTTGCCACGATGATGGAGAATTCATGCTCAGGGGTGCGTGGAATACAGTCATCATCGGCTGCCATCCTTGGCTTTGCCCTGGCCCACGACCATGTGGCGCACAGGATATTTCCAatcgcctcgacgaggcccggaACCGTCACCCATGCAAAATTCGCCGTCATGGCTCCGTTGCCGTCACCACCCTGGCCGGCCGATTTACCagccgtacatgcactgtgcacatgcatgccACTCGCTCTCTCCCCCCGTCACCCACCGTCCCCGAGCCGGCAGGATTGTCAGGCCGCGCCGCTCGAATTCATCGTCCCGCACCAGCGTCGCCGTGCTCTTGGCAGCGGCTCAAAGGATGCCAGGGCATGGTAGCTGGAAAGGATGGCTGCCGATGACAGCTGGGGACGGTAACTGGGGACCCGGGAACGACGTGCATATGATTATGTACCTGCAGCGTGCAAGGCTGACCTGAGCCTCGGGTTGGACGAACGAGGTGCTGCTTGACTCGAGCCCAGGTCGGCCTGGGCGTTCACCTCCAGCTTTGAGCTCGCAACGACAGGCAGCCTGCCGATATCTCGCCGGTCGAGAGAAGAGAATTGGCCTCTCGTTGGTGCTTGCTCGGGCCTTGTGCTAGCTGAAGACGCAGCCTTTCTGTCCTCTCGGAGATGTCATGGTCACCCGGCGACCCCGTTCAGAAACAACCCCGTGCTTCCATTGTTGCTTTCGCGCTTGCTCGTGGAGGGCCAGCCTTAACTCGTCAAGCCGTCCGGCGCCGAGCCATTGGATGCGGTTCAAAGTCGCTCCGGCCCCTTCATCCGGGATCTTCAACATGCGCGGCCAGTTCATCGTTGCGAACATGTGGGACGGAACCCTCGACTGAGCCACACGGTCGCAAGGAACTCGAGCTGCGCCGTCCACTTTTCGGATTCGCAAGCTCGCCCATCTCGgtcttcggcctcgtcgtaaAACCGTCCTGTGCCAATGTTTGAATCCCTTTCTTTGTCTGGCCGACTCCAAGACTGAAGTCCCAGATGATGCTGACTCTTCTCCTCATCATAGACGCCACGACTGCGTAATGGCGCTTGATGTCGTTGAAAGGGGGCTATATAATTATCGCCCCGGCGCCTCCATCTCCCGACGCCATCCATATCCGATGATCAGCTTGaacatcatcgccgccgcgaacCATCTCCCGACTCATCAACGAgcgcctccatctcggccggtTCTGGGTTTAACGTTTGTCTCATTCTCTTTGCGCAATCATGGATGGATGTACGTACGTTGGCAGACCTTCTTGCTAGGCAGCCGGGCTTTGCACTTCAGACGCCGACTGTCTGTgcgaggaggacggggcATGTTTATCGGAAGCAGGCTAATGGGCAGCCTTTCGCAGTCAACGGGTACCGCACGGCACGTGTCGCAGAGCTTCTCGCCGACTTCAGGACGCTGCAGCACTACATCGCCTCGACACCCGATGAGCCCGGAAACGTGCAAGACAGCTACACGGAAGGATGGCTGATACTTCAGCAGTGCGCCATTGATGGTCACCGCATCCTCGAATGCGCAGCAGACACGAGAGTGCCGGTGACTtttggcggcgaggaggaacaGGCCAAGGCAGAGCTGCAGAAGTGCGTCAACTCTTCCCTCCCAGCACGACGTCGTGTTTTCGAATGCTCGACATGCGATTCGTAAAAGGTCCTCCGGGCTAATGGTACCGCTTCCTCCGTCTGCAGGGTTCTTCTCGACGCCTTTTCGAGACGGCACCAAGCACAAAAGATTTGCATGCGACAATCCGCCGCCGAGAGATGGGTACAGACAAGGGAACTGATCCTCTGTGGCCGACAGCCGGATCTCACTTCGCGAAGTCTGCTCCAGGCGTGCGACCATCAGCTCCAGTCGGTACGTAGCATCGGCCAACATCTCGGGAGAAAAAGCGGCAGCGCAAGCGGGCACGTCATGGGCGTTGCCGACTGATGCAGAGCAATCCACTGACATGTGGCCCGTTGATTCAATAGGAACTTGCTTCGATAAGCGACGAATACGTGTACGCGCAGCTGGCAGCCTCGGACCAGATTCTCCGCCGCTGGATGGTGGAGGACCCGAGTCTCCGGGGCGTTCTGCGATGGCTcgggagccgacgacgatgagccACACGGCGGCGGGTGCATGGAGAAAAGGATGGCGGCACTTGGTGGTAATGATGACGCAAATGACAAGGACAAGAGGTGGAGCAATCTCGCCGGCGCACCCGGACAGAAGTGGGAGGCACACTCGACTGTTCCGGACTCTTGGTCGGAGGTTGTGAAATGGGACACGGCCAGAACAAGCCAAACTCGTGCTCGACATGAGACTTTGCTCGGCATTAGACTTTGAATGCAATACACGCGCTGCCTGGAGCAGCGGCTGCTATATGGCCAACACGTTCCCTTTGTACACTGGATGATGGACAACTGCCTGGGTCCTGTTGGGGTGCAGGAGCTCGGCATGAGACGATGGCAAGGTCAGGTTCGAGGAGGCTCGAGCTTCCATCTTGGGCATCGATTGAGAGCAAGGCAAGGCTGAGTGGATTCGCGTTCCTACACATCAAGACTTGCTACTGACACACAAGGCGATTCCGACGAGCGAAAGGCCCATGCCGGCAGCCGTTTCTGGGTCACGTGCTGTTAGCGCATGGAAGTCAAGGCAGAGGATGGTAGGAGCACCATACGCTTGCTAATTACTTTGCCCTCGACGTACCATTCACCGAGAACAGTGAAGAGAAAAGCCAGGGTATTGACAATGGGGACAGTCAGGCTCAACTCTAGGCGGCAGGGGCACGTGCAGGTCACGCTCGCAATCAGCAGACGGAACAAGGGGGAAGAGAACAGACGGGGGGTAATCACCGGCCTGCCCAATGAGGAGAAAGAACCAGACGCTGCCGGTGAGGTTGAGAAGAAGCGGGACGGCGTAGCGGGGGTTGCGTaggaggtcgagggcggcgaagaaggcggcgacgaccttgGCGGGAATCCAGGAGGAGCGGAAAGAGTGGACGGGCGGCTTGTGGGTgcgggcggcgcggcggatgAAGGGGGTTGTGAGGCCCCAGGCGAGGCCAACGAGAACGAAGGAGAGAAGGTAGTTGAAGAGAGGCGGGGTTGAGACCATCGTTGGATCCTGGTTCGGGGGGCCGTCGTCCATGgttgatggcgtcgatgaggTGTCTGACGGTTCAGGCACGGGATTCGGATACGGTGGCGGGGAGGGCGTCGGTGGTGCAGTGCGTGCTACCGTGGTCTGTGACGGGGAGAGGCCGCCGTTCCTCGCTGGTCGTTTGTCTGTTCTCCCCCTCGTAGCTGCAGAAAGTCAAATGCAGACTGAGGGTGTAGGggtatgtaggtgtagggGTATGCAATTGtaggtgctggtgctggtgtaggtgtagatgcaggtgcaggtgcaggtgtacggagcacggtgGTATGAAGTCGGTCCAGAGTGGATCGTGGCTCCTTCCTTGACGTCGGCGGGTGGCTTGCTTCCGCGGGGCAGGTGCGTGCGAGTGTCGCCCCTTCCTTCGGCACGGATGGTGACGGGAGCTGACAAAGCTGTGGATCCACCGACGGCTAATAACTACCACGCATCACACAAACGTTACCCCTGAATGTCGACGCATCCAAGCAGCCGGCAACGGACGGGGTTGTTGTCGAAAGTCAATCTTGCACCTGCTGGGAACTGTGCTCGTGCGTGGACGGTGCGCTCAATGTCCCTCGTCGCTGATTCCCCATGCGGTTGACCCCCCTTGCCCGTGTTCACGGGGAAATTGTTATGCCGGTACAAGGCATCTCTCGCCCTCCCCTGCAAACATTGCCAGGTCCTCATACAGGCACACCTTGTAGTCGGtgagccccccccccagtCGATGTTGCGGTCCAGCCCGGCCGCAGCAGGACTGGACAGTGATTGACGATTCCTTTGGTACCTGACAGCGTGGCAGGTGAGCGTGCTGTATGGTCGTGCACGGAGTTCCCCGAGCACTCTTGGTatcggccgcgtcctcggcatcggcggcttcgttCCGGAGGTTTTGGTCAGGACCTACCTCATACTTACCCAGCTGGGGCTTCCAGAACACCGGGTCGAGGTGGAAAGGGGCACGAGACGGATGGCGCTCGATTCCATTCGATACCATGCCACGGCGATGCCCCTGTCGCTTGCCTCGACAGGGCCGAGGCCACGCTCGTCAAGGGTCCCGGCCGTCCTCCGGTCTCGCGGCCCCCAGATCTGGACGGGAGGCTCGACGGCATGGAACGCATCCCATTGGATTGCTCGCGCACGGGTCACGGCGCGGAGCCAATATGTACATGCGTGCGCCCAGGATCCGGTCACGGTCCAGGATGCGACACCCGCAGGGCCGCTGTCAGGCTGCCACCGTCGGGACCGCACGATTCGTCTCAAGATCACTCCCGTCCCGCTGGcggttgccgccgccggctgctgcTCAGGCCCTGGCCAACCCGCAAGCGCGCAACGGTCCCTTTCGATCTCCGGTTCCGCTTCTTCCTCTTGACAGCTTGGCAAGACTCCCCGCGCCTCCCACCGTCTTCGCGCTCCTGCTGTGCCACGCCACGGAGCCATGAACCAGCCGGTCTCGCGCGGGGGCAACCTGCTCGAAGGACGGTAGGTCACGTCACAATCCGATTCCTGCGCCTTCCGACGTCGTTCGCGtgtggccgtcggcctgaCCGACGACTCATCGAGCGGCCTCGCCTTTGCGCCTATGGTTGCCTCTTTCGCGTAGCACGGCCGACAGGTGCCACCGATGCTCGCCATTTCCCCCCGCCAAGGACAGCCGAGGGCATGCCGCGTCGGGTCGAATTCCACGCCCGATCCGACGGCACGTGCGGGTCGAAAAACGGCCAtggtcggccgtcgtcgtgtcgtgtcCCTTGGCCGCAAACCCTGCCGTGTGCTCGGCCGGGTGCTCGCTCAACGAGTCTCCGAGTAGTCGTTGAGGGCGACGCACACGGCTCCCCGGTGGTGACCGTTGTACTGGCGGATGATCTGCTGGCTCTGCACCTCCCACAGCCGCGCGTAGTGATCCGAGCACGCCGTCACGAGGTAGGCCGAGTCGGCGCTGAAGGCGCAGTCCCACACCCACCTCTGGTGGCCCGTGAGCGTCGCCTCGAGGGGAAAGGGCCtcggctcggcctcggcctcggagcGCGGCCTGACGTCCTGCACCTCCCAGATCTTGGCCGTGTGGTCGGCGCTGCAGGTGGCGAGCTTCTTGACGTCGGGCGACAGGAGGAGGCGGGTGATGTACTCCTTGTGAGCGCTGAAGTGCGTCACGGGCAGGATCTCGGTTCGGTCGTACAGCTGGCGCAGGGTCCAGACGAAGACGTTGCCCTTGGCGCGCGTTAGTCAacgatggcgacggacgGGGCTCGGGGCGACGCACGAGCGTGTTGGCGGCGCAGAGCAGGGTGCCGTCGCTTGCCACCGTCACGCTCGACACGGGAACGTCCTCCTCGGGGATGAGCTCGTGGGCGCACGTGTTCTCGGCGAGGTCCCAGATGCGCACGCTGCCCGACCGGTCGCAGCTGATGATCTCGCCCTGGTTCGGGtggatgacgacgtcgttgGCGGCGCTGCCGTGGCTGTAGCTGCGCTGCACCGTGCCCGTGCGCGTCTCCCAGATCttgacggtgccgtcctcgGAGCTCGTCACCATCCACTTTCCCTCGCAGTGAAAGGCGACGCCCGTGATGTTGCCAGCGTGACCCTCAAAGGTCAGCAGCGGGTTCGGGTTCGTCGACTTGATGTCGTAGAGCTTGACCGTGTggtggccggcggcggcgaggaatcGTTTGTCGGGCGAGATGCAGAGACGGTTGACCTGCGAGTCGGGGTGCTGGATGGTGCGCGAGCAGATGCCCGAGAGGGCCTCCCAGAACCTGCAGCCGGCCTGCCTGTCAGCGTGCTCACCaacgacggagccggcgcAGTGACGGGATGCCTCGGggccagccgacgacgagagcctACCTGATGGTGTGGTCGTAGCCAGCTGGTGGCATCAAGCATCGAGGGTCAGCAAGACgaagatgaagatgaagatgacgacgacgacgacgacgacggccgtcaacggtacgctgcggctgcggctgcgagACATGTGGGAGGGAGACGAGGCATTACCGGTACAGAGAATCACCGACATGGCGAcagcgatggcgacggccgcctcctggCTCCGCCTCGATTCCGCTCCGATTCCACTCGTGTCCTGGAGAGACGGGCGGCTGCTGCCCGCGGGGGACGTTTTGTCTTGGCTCTGTTTGGGCGGAGTGCTCTCGCGTGGAGGAGAGATGACGACAACGAGGGtcaggtggtggtgggtgaGTCGAGGGAAACGGCACGCAGTTGGGCCAGCGGGAGGTGGCAAGCAAAGCGAACGGAGTCGGTCCCACAGTGTGGTTGGCGACGAGCTGGCGAGCTGGAAGTGTACTGTCctgtaatactgtaagtacttgctgcgcaggtactctgtaattacagtggAAGTATGGGGTACATGGAAGTGTAattactgtgctgtactgtgcaggtactctgtaattgcagtgaaagtactccgtacctactaccttaggaggttagtaggtactagaAGGAACCTATGGAGTATTACATGGAAGTGCactatactgtacggagaactttGCTGTAATGCAAGAACAGCACGAATGTAGACAGCACGAATGTAGTGCAAGAACAGCACGAAAGTGCTGTATGGAGTATGAtgaagtgtacttgca of the Drechmeria coniospora strain ARSEF 6962 chromosome 01, whole genome shotgun sequence genome contains:
- a CDS encoding WD-repeat protein pop3 gives rise to the protein MYPILPLTVHFQLASSSPTTLWDRLRSLCLPPPAGPTACRFPRLTHHHLTLVVVISPPRESTPPKQSQDKTSPAGSSRPSLQDTSGIGAESRRSQEAAVAIAVAMSVILCTGNASSPSHMSRSRSRSVPLTAVVVVVVLATTTPSGRLSSSAGPEASRHCAGSVVGEHADRQAGCRFWEALSGICSRTIQHPDSQVNRLCISPDKRFLAAAGHHTVKLYDIKSTNPNPLLTFEGHAGNITGVAFHCEGKWMVTSSEDGTVKIWETRTGTVQRSYSHGSAANDVVIHPNQGEIISCDRSGSVRIWDLAENTCAHELIPEEDVPVSSVTVASDGTLLCAANTLGNVFVWTLRQLYDRTEILPVTHFSAHKEYITRLLLSPDVKKLATCSADHTAKIWEVQDVRPRSEAEAEPRPFPLEATLTGHQRWVWDCAFSADSAYLVTACSDHYARLWEVQSQQIIRQYNGHHRGAVCVALNDYSETR